TCTTTAACACTCTTTTTTAGTTTTAGACTTCGTAAATCTGGAATGCTTCATCTtttaaatttagtaaataaaataaaatgattcattaaaaaataatgaaatgtttttgcgttaaaagaaaataatttatcagTTTATAAACCCCGATAGTACAATTTGGGCCCAAAAGAAAGCCCAACTCATAAACAGGCAAAAGCCCTACGGAACTGCCTCTATATAAACAACTTTTTCTAGGGTTTGGGGTTGCGTAGATAGTCTCAGTTTTAACGCGTGTGGAGAAGAGAGAGACGCAGCCATGGGGAGAAGTAAGTTCTATCCTCCTTATCCTCTTCACTGAGTTTTGATTGCTTGGTTCAATTTCTTATCTTCTATGTTATAATTAACTATTGTTGTTAGATTCTTTTTTTTTGAATCTATGTGCTTCCGATTCTCGCGAACTATTTCctctttcatttaaatttatatcgaTTTCGGAAAATGAGTTTCTAGGTATGTTTTATTTTCGTGTTGATGTGATTACTGTTGATTTAAAGCTAGATGACTGTTTTAATGATTTTGCCTTATTCATTGTAAGAGTGTTTTTGTGTTGTGCTTGATGGTATActcaaatttatctttttaggtATTAATAGTCATCATGAATATATGTTGTTCTGTTAAAAATTACAATCTCATTATTGAATGAGCTCGTCCAAATTCTTCCATATTCTTGGTTGTCAGTTTTCTAGTATTAATATTGAATACGATTTATGCTTTACTGTTTGgaattacaattaaaatatattatgttttgaaatgaacTGCTCCAGATTTTATGTGTGATTGAGGTGATTGTAATTACGAATGCTGTTTTATTTAGGACCTGCTAGGTGTTATAGGCAAATTAAAAACAAGCCATACCCCAAGTCCCGTTTTTGTCGTGGTGTTCCGGATCCCAAGATCAGAATTTATGATGTTGGCATGAAGAAGAAAGGTGTGGATGAGTTTCCTTTCTGTGTCCATCTGGTAAGTTGGGAGAAGGAAAATGTTTCGAGTGAAGCATTGGAAGCTGCCCGCATTGCTTGCAACAAGTACATGGCAAAGTTTGCTGGAAAGGATGCTTTCCACTTGAGGGTCCGAGTGCACCCATTCCATGTTCTTAGGATCAACAAGATGCTTTCATGTGCTGGAGCTGATAGGCTCCAAACTGGAATGAGAGGTGCTTTTGGAAAGCCACAGGGTACTTGTGCTAGAGTGGCTATCGGGCAGGTGCTCCTTTCTGTCCGCTGCAAGGACAGCAACAGCCACCATGCACAGGAGGCTCTTCGCCGTGCCAAGTTCAAATTCCCTGGTCGTCAAAAGATTATTGTTAGCAGGAAATGGTATATATTTGCACTTTTGGcagattaataattaattttctgcataaattttctgttttattacACAGCCATATTTTTCTTCCGTGTTTAattttggttattattgtttgaaatGCGTGCTCAGGGGCTTCACCAAGTTTAGCCGTTCTGATTATATCAGGTTTAAGTCAGAGAACAGAATTGTGCCGGATGGTGTTAATGCAAAGGTAATGTGAACGAACTGGAATCTTGTTATATAGATTCTGTCATATACATGTGTACAACATCTAAGCGTGGGGTGCACAAAATCTCGTTTctgaatgaaatattttctctGTGAAATACTTTAAATGTACTCATTTGGGCTCATATCAATTTCTCTTTTGTGGTCTTGTAGCTTCTTGGATGCCATGGACCATTGGCCAACCGCCAACCTGGAAGAGCTTTTCTGAACAGTGCTACTGCTTAAGTCTGTGTCTGTTACATTAAGTGTTAGAGATTGAATTATAGTAGTTTTGCAAGATTTAATCGGTTATTTTGTCAGTACACTCCCTTAAACTAAGTTGAGTTCATTTGTTTTTGCAGAACCTCTTGTAttggttattttaattttaatgctATATTTTGTTATGATATTCTACGTCTCCTTTTTGTTTGTTAGTTTTCGATTTTTCGTCAGCTTCACCGATGGTACCtggtattattttattaacgaGATTTTTTGATAGCACTGATAGTGTATCAAACTTTAACGTGAATGAGACCTACTTGGCCATAAATTTGATGGCTTTTTCTTGGGAGCTATGTGGTGTGTAAGCTGTGTATACATAACATACACGAAGTTTGAAGAACTGCGTAACCTTTCTGGTTTAGAAAATTAGAATCCACTGTTCCTTGCCATGAAAGTAACAGTGAAGTGCCGAAATATGTAGTGTTGATTCCTCTTTAAGCTACCTCTTGTTCATCAACTGATGAAAATTATCATCGTTTTATGGCAATTCCATGGATGGATCCTCTACTTCACTGATCATTGTCTGCCCATTCTGTGCTTTATGTAAACTATCATTGCCATCTGGGTGGATCATTAAGGTCAGTTTGATGTGAGGGAAGATTGGGCATTTGAAAACACAGAAAAGAGGGAGTTAAAAGCACGTGCCGTGTGAAAGGCAAAATGTGTTATCCAGGGAAAAGTGTAGAAGGAAACTTATAATATGATTATTGGTGGTTATTAAATATGTATCAAAGTATGTAATCATGTAATTAGTTAATCCTAACGGAATATGCATACAGAGATATTCTCAAAAACCaatttttatatcttaaatCTTACAATTTTTTCACCTAATCCTTGAAATTACAAAGTATTTTTATcaccaatttttattttttttatcaattagaATTAGAGTCTCATGCATAAAAAACTTTATCAAGCGTGAATCCGCAGTCAATTGTGATGTCTTGGTTTTTGTTATCCATCTAAAGAAAAAACTCTAATTTCATTTACTGGATTTGCGTCAAGATTCTTTACTGGATTTTAGTCAagattttttattggatttgagtcaatattttctactgattttttttattgtctaataatatattttaagaactCAGAAAAATACGATAAAAAACTCAGCAAACAATATAAgaacaaatttgtttttctcattAACTACCggtttttttgtttatttccaACTGAACACGTAATATTTTACCATTCATTCaatcttttttttacttttacttaattttaattcaacatCTTAACCTTTTACTCATTTCTCCTTATTTCTTCTTCCACCTCAGTTTCTTTCACTAAATGAGAGTTGTAGTCTATACTTACaattcaactaaaataaaacatcataaCACTCCTACATAATTAGCTTTACCTACATTGAGTAGCATGAAATATAATGGACTAGAAAGTGCACCTTTTGTATTGCTTCCCATCCACTTTTATGCTTCTTCAATTCTTTTTATGACAACGTTTCTTGAATTTTACGGCTTAGAGTCACTAAGCCAAAACGTGAACGATTCAATAGTCATAGGTCTTGGTTAAATAATGGACACGAACCACTTTTCTTTATATCTCGAGAACAACAATTACCAACGACCCCTTTGTCATTTCTCTTGAAAATTGGTTCCACTATCTCATAGAACGTGCTGTAGTTTCTACAGCATTCACCAACACTCTTTAACTCATTTCGATTTTTCgccaaacataaaaaaagtcattttattGCCAATTCCTAACGTCTCATcctcaattaaattttcacaaTCAACCATCATATTAAATAACCTAATAATAGCAACAATACAGCAAGCAATCATAACCAATGTCAATAAAATCGAAAGCAGAACGTTTCTTAGTCAGTTCCGTGTGGAAAAAAACACGCAGTGAGAATAAATGAGCAACATATGAGGTTTTAATGAACAAGGTCAAAATGGAAAAACACTGATGTCTGTTAGAATTTCATTAGTTGTTGCATTTAGGTCATACgaaaattaagaagaaaaggTAAAATGTACTATCATTCTTCCTTTCATGATCTTATTGTTCATATTGATGCATTATATAGCGCTTAGTAATATACTTTTTAGCTATTTTTTGCAATACTTTTTATCTATTGTTAATTAATGACTAATGGGTGTATCTGAATTAGATTAAAGAGTTAGAATAAGGAGTTCTTATGTTGAATataaagttgagttaaaaaataatttcttgactgagttttaatttatattgaattatgtTAGTTCAAgacaaaatactgaaaaaatACTAGTGCTCTGAGAAAAAAGATCAAGTCAATGAAACATAGTTTTCTTGTACGTAATTGGGCGATTTAGTTtggaatttatattttcttatatatttccACGTGCAGAATTACTGAAATGGCGTTTAAGTATGCTTTTGTACTTAAAagaatttagtaatataaaaattgtaaataattgtaTTAGCTTTCAATTAAGAGGAGAATCAACTTGATATATTGTATCTCTATAaaagttgataaattttataatagaaTCTCTCTTTTGAATGCTCAAGCGAGATAAAAGCCAtatcatttttctctctcatttaAGAATGTGGTTACTCGAATGCTAGTTTATATGTTGCAAGGGAGAGATTTATAGTTGATTTTCTCTCCATGAAAAGAAGATTGAAGTGAGGATGCTTTGCTCAAGTGATACATCTTTCGTTTCAAAAGCTTAAGTTTGGTTAAatacttgtttttgtttggaaaatcTCACAATATACGCACTCTGATAGATATTTTCCTGAAATTGAGtcttattattcattataactgaagggctttaaataaccataacacttacaatattacgaacaataaaaataaaatatcaa
This window of the Vigna angularis cultivar LongXiaoDou No.4 chromosome 7, ASM1680809v1, whole genome shotgun sequence genome carries:
- the LOC108336246 gene encoding 60S ribosomal protein L10 yields the protein MGRRPARCYRQIKNKPYPKSRFCRGVPDPKIRIYDVGMKKKGVDEFPFCVHLVSWEKENVSSEALEAARIACNKYMAKFAGKDAFHLRVRVHPFHVLRINKMLSCAGADRLQTGMRGAFGKPQGTCARVAIGQVLLSVRCKDSNSHHAQEALRRAKFKFPGRQKIIVSRKWGFTKFSRSDYIRFKSENRIVPDGVNAKLLGCHGPLANRQPGRAFLNSATA